CTCCACCGAATGAAGGAACATATTTGGATGAACTAATTCATACTGAAATACCGAGATCAAATTGTCACTCTGAACATAACCATAGTGCTGAACCTATTTGTTCAGTAGCCAATGGTACCGAAGCATCACTGAATTTGGCTTCCATTGAGCctagaaaaaattttgaaaagccgCAGAAGCCACTCGTAAAGAAGTGCAAATTGAAAGGCAAGTTGGGTGTCATCTGCGAGCTCAATAAGGAAGGCGACATACTAACTAATTCTAGTATGGTTTCAGATGCTATGGCTTCGAAGGTTTGCCCAGTTTGTAAGGCATTTTCTTCTAGTTCGAACACTACTTTGAATGCTCACATAGATCGGTGTCTCTCGATGGACTCAAATATGAAGGATATTTTGAGCGAAGTCCCAAAATTTAAAGCTAaacaaaggaagaagaggttGATGGCAGAGATTTACATGGCAGCTCCTCATGCCACTCTTGAAGACCTTGATAGGAGAAATGGTTCAAACTGGGCTGTGGAACTTGCTTTGCCGACAACACTGACTAGTGGGGTTGTTAATGAGACCAAGAGGTCGAAGATGTCGCCTGTGAATGAATGCATAGAGAATGGGAATGACATTGCTGTTTATGTGGACTCAAATGGTATGAAACTTGGGATTTTGTCGAAATTTAATAAACCAGCACTGAACGATCTTAATTTGAGGAAGAAAAAGGATTTATCATTGAAACACTTGAAGGATATGAAAGTGAAGACTCAAAAAAGGAAGCTTTCATTCGAACTTCCTAAAAATCAGGTACTTTTACAGTGCGCTATTTAAGAACTTGTGACTTCATTTGAGAATTTTTACTATTCACCAACACTGGAATAGAGTTATGCAAATTTCATTATGAGAAATCTTGAAGTACTTTATATATCGTGCAAGACGGAAATTTACTTGGCGGTGAATTATGATTATTACTTGGGTGGAACTTAACTAAATAACGATTTTGTTTTTGAACAAAAAGATGGATGAAAAGGAAGCTGCATGAAATAATAATGCGAATAAGACAAACAGTTAGAAGAGTGATTCAAAACTTTTTAGACCTTGAGAGCATTTATGATATCAGAGTGAAATTTTTTGAAGCAATAACAAAGTCAAGAGAGACTCAGGTAAAACCGTAAAAGAAAGTTAAGAAAACATGTATCAAGGAAGTACTGCTTCAAGTTCATCCATTTGATAGCTTTAATGTCTATTTGTTTCCTCATCAATGTGCTACAACTAGTAGAATGAATGAGATTCTTGTATAGGTACATTTGATTATTCAATCTTGAATTTATTAAGAAAATATACAATGCTATTTTACATAAAATCTATAACTATGGAAGGCCTGTACAAACAAACATGATCTTTCCTAATTCCCCAAATTTAATGGGATGGCGAAAAATATGCATAGTTCTATAAGGGTATTGCTCCCCTTCCTCCCCTCCAAATCGACATTGGTGATTTGGATGACTTCATTATTTTTAGCTTCAGAATTTTAATCAAGGTTTATAATTATGACAATTTACATGAACTgctagagttttttttttccgtTTTAGAATCAACTATCTTTCATATTGTTTTAAGAACCAAGAACCATTTTATTCTATTTAAGCAACTTGCTTTTGTCCTCCTAAGTATCGAGTTTAGGTACGGATAAGTTATTTCTCATTGTCATGATTGTCGTTGTATAACATCTTCTGCTATTTTGCTCGCAGTTTGTAGATGCACTTGACGATGATGATCAATCTGCAATCCATCAGCAAGATCATGTTCAGTCATCTGCATTGCATGCCGAGGAACAAGTTGGGAGCACTGCTCCTGCAACTTCGAAACCATGGATGTGCTCTATAGAATCAGATATCCTAAAAGATCACCCTAAAGGCAGAAATATGGACATAGACAACACAACACCAGTACATAGGAGCATTTTGGCAGGGAATCACCGATGCAATTCTTTAGGTGTCAGTAATAAATTCCCTAGGTCATCAGAAGTATTTACGGATTCTCCAAAAATgaagagagttgattgcttgtaCAGTGACAATCATCCTGCAAATGATGTGAAAGAGAAGTCTTTAGAACCTACTTCGAGTTCTAGATGGTCTTCAAGAAGTGCTTGTTCAACTATTGGTCTCCTCAGATTGTCAAAGCCAACTGATAAGTTCCTATCTAGTGAAAAAAAATCAGTGGAGATTGACATGGGAATTCGTAAGAGATCTATCAAGTGTTCGAATAAGCCAATGGGATCGTTGCAGGATTCGTCTTCATTCAAGGACCAAGCTATTTTCAGTTCAAAAAGGGAATTCCTAGTTAAGAGACCATACTTCCATTTGGAAGGAAGTAAAAGCGAGGCAAGTGAGAAGACACTTAAGACCCTTAAGTTCCGTAAACATAGATCAGCTTTGAGAACTTGCAAGAGAGTACTGCCATATTTACTACCTATTGATGGAGTACATGGAACTACCAACAgcttgattgcaagaaaagatagGGCAGCACACACTCATGGATCTGGTCGACTCAATGCCAATACAATAACCCATGGGTGTGAGGGACCAGAATTATCAGAGACAATTGAAGAGCTAGAGCACAATAATTTGACACAATGCGACAATTCTCAAGTTGAACACTCAGACATACAAGCAGAAGACCAGAGTCATGGAGCCACAGGAGAAGCTGGTGGTGCTCATGTTACGAATGATTTTATCAACTCAGATAAACTGGAAATTAGTTTCAGAGCCAAATCTTGTTCTTCTCCATGTGCAGATGGCAAAGTCCAAGAAGAGAACTCTGAGCAAAGATCTGGCCAACAAGAATTTGTTTTCAATGACGAGgaccatgatgatgttgagtATGGAGATATTCAAATGGAAATCGAAGCAGTGGACAAGGAGGTGGAGGTCTCTTGTGAAGTCCTTCCAGAAGAATATCAGGCCGAAACCATATCTGCTCAAGATTCTATTGGTTGTCTAACTAGTCGTAGGGGTATGGAACTGGATCGAAAGTGTATGCCCCAGGACACTGGAAAATCTGGATCACCTATTTCTACAGGTTCTTCTGTTTCCTTACCACCTTCTGGAGGCTCCAGAATGAAAGATCCAGAACCTGAAAAATTGATGAGTGGTATTCCTGTTCAAGATAATTTGAGTTTTGCATCTCAGGCTGCTGAATTCACTGAGATTACCGAAGAAAGAAACTCTACTAGTAGAGCACACAAGAAGGATGATCTGCCATTCTGCTGTTTGTGTAGGAAGAGCATTTTAAAAGATTCACAGCTTCCGAGCCATAGTGAAACTTCCAGGTCAACTAAGGAAAATCAAATCTTGAACTTGTCTATTGGGCCAAGAATATCTTCCTCTCTTAGGACATATCAGAATCCCAGAAGTAATAATATATCCAATTCAACTCAGCAATCCAATTACAACAATCCAATTGATTTTTGTGGAAGTTATGGACCATACACTGATTTGGGTTCTCCATCACTTCATTCACCGAACCAATCCAGTTCGATCCCTGTACTGCGGTTGATGGGTAAGAACCTAATGGTCGTAAACAATGAGCAGCTTTTGCATCCTCAAACTATTGCTTCAAACCATATACCTTATGTGAATTCTGTTTCTACTCGATTTGCTTCCATCAACAATCTCATGAAACATGATAGTTCATATTGTTGTCATCAACAACCATTAACTGGCGACCGCTCAATGCCTCAAAAGCTACCAACCCTTGCAATGTGCAATACTACCAGGGTTCCTCCTCATTCTACTTGGACAATGAAACCAGATCAACTCATGCAGCAGACACCATACAAAAGACACGGTGCTCGCACTCCTTATGTGACGAATGACGTGATTGTCATTGATGATTGTTATTCTCAACACCAGAATGAACTCATAGTCTCCCTAAAGAATACTGCGAATACTTCACTGCTTGGTAGATATTGGTCCAGTAATTTAGCTCCAAGGCCCTTTACTTGCTTTCCATCGGAAAGCCAGAACAGGAATGTCTCAGGTAGACCGAGAGCCTTATTTGCTAATTTTCAACCAGTGAACGATGCTAGTTTTATAAATCAAAGGTTCAACACACAAAGCCAGGGGGTTCTCATACCATGTCCAACTTTCCAACCACCCGCAACAAGTCGGATGGGCCCATCATTGTATTATCCTCTGATTCTACGGTGATACAGATAGCGTAAAGACGCTTGTAGTGGAGACCTGTCATCAGAGATCAGGTAGGAGCAATGTTCATACCAGATCACATTACTGACAGTTGACACCCGAAGTTCACTGATGACTGCCGAACATCCAGGAATAAGATACCTGTTTGATGTGTTGGTTTTCTTGCTATATTGGAGTATCTGTCGTACTTAAATGGGATGATGCCAATGAAGATCTCAATTTCCAAGTTTTGGTAAGCATAAGCTTTTTCTTTTCTCGAAAGTTCGTAACGTTTAGCTTTGCTCAAGAAATATGTATATTTCCAAAATCCATGCACCAAATTACAAGTTTAAAATGGCGATAATACATCagaaactgtctcctttgctttGCCTACTTTCCATCACTTGTTATTTTGTTCAGCTGTTTTTGTTCATTCTACATCCAATGGCAAAAAGGATCTGTGTTTATGTTCAGCAGATAAAATCTAAAAGAACATAGCCAAGTACAATGAAATATTAAGGCCAAGGAGAAAACTTAATTCTGATCTCGATGATAATTTCAAGTATAGTTCAATAGTTTACAGTAAGACGATCAAAGAGCTTGTCAAGGAGCTTGCGATCATAGTGAAAGTTCGTCTCTTAAGGGTGTCTCCCCTCAAGTTTACCAAGAATTCTTTCAATGTAAAATACATACTTTGTTGAGCTCAATTAGTTTGAGTCGCTCTTGTTGAAAAATGCATTTCTCCATAGTCCATATGGATGGTTAAGTTCATTGTCTCGTTGACAACTTGATACGGTAGAATCGTCAGTATGATGATGTGGATTACTTttctttgacataaatcaaatttTAGCAAAATGCAAAGGTCATCATGTtgcaaataattaaaataatgtgAATTTCTTTGTTAGGTAAGGACATATTAGACttttgaattaaacttcaaaatcAAACTTGCACGCAATATCATCATCCTCAACCAATCAATTAAGTTACTGCTCGAGTAATTTAAGGAGCATTTGTTTCCCTCTGTGGACCAAAACAAGCATCTGAGtttcttaaaatttaagaaaGACATCCTTCATTTGTGGGATCGCAAGATGAGGAGAGCTTCAGCAAGCGATAGTTTTCATGATCCATGAATCTTTTTTTATCAGGTATGTAACAGTTCTTTTCATCAATGTTCATCTAGTTTTAGTTTGATTCCTTAAAGCTAAAGAGGATATTGGTTTTCTTCATTTCTGAAACTGCAACGAGACGATGGCCTTGTGTTTGATCCTGAAATGGTTGTGAATAAACTTGTGACCGAGGAAACCTCTCCTATTTTTTAACCACGCGTTTCGTATCCTAACTCACTTTGTCGAAACCCGACTTGATTAGTGTCGCCTCTCGCTTCTCCCTTAGCTTCTCCCTTAAGAACTTTGATCGCCTTTTGCAGTCTAGTTGAAAGAACTTTTTGACATGCTTGAATTCTTTTGGATTTTTCGCAACACTTGGAATGCTTAGTTTGATCTTGCCACTTCTAAGGTTCCCCCTCACACAACTAGTCGAACATGTCGATAATGTTTGGGTTGATCTTGCCATTCTGATATCTGACTGGTGGGTTATGCAAATGCTAATTTTGAAAACTCAGTCAATTCATTGATGATCACATTCTGATCAGTCACTAGTTGGTTTCCAATAGTTAAGGAGATTCACACAACATCTCTCCTTCTATCCTTCCTTTGCGACTATTGTTGTTGGTCGGTTTAGTGGTTAATGCATACGGCGTTGTTGACTTGAGATTTGATATTCGAATCTTAACAAAATCAAGATAATTTGTCTCTTTCTCATGCGTTAGTCATTATTCAAGGCAAGTAGTcatccttaagttattaattctgtGCTAATCTTGGAATGAATTGATGAGCCGTTGAGGACGAATGTAATCGTCTTTTTGCCGACTTCCTTTCCGACTATTGTCAATTTCCAACCATCGCTCAAAAGCCCTTATCATCGTgatgtcacatgcttgtatattgttGTTGGGCAAAAAAATCAAAAAGACGCCCTTCTTAAGAGGACAcctacttttcaaaaaaaaaataaataaataaaagagcgTCTTATCATATTTTAAGGAATCCTTGTTCCAGTTGGAGTACGTGtaaattaaataaattccatTTAGTCATTTTTTTATCTAGAacaaaattatctaaatttaattaaaatcactcCCAAATCATCAATTTGACCATaacaatataataataataataataataataataataataataaattaattaattaatattgtagTAACCAATTAAGAAGGCTACCATATTGTAatagttaattaagttaattaatggctgttataaattttttatgataaattttaCTATGTTAGAGTGATTTTGATGAACATTAAGAAgttgataaattttattttatgtaaaaatactttctatataatttttttatccagtttgattaattttttttacagttATTCTGATTTTTAGAAGGTTTGTTGGATATCTTTTCAATCAAATAACACCGAACTTAGGTAACTGATTTAATTTTATAGAAGTTTCTTATCAGTTattaggataaattagaaaacgCTTACGACGATTTGTCTAGAAGTCTAGCATCCTATTGTTGCGTATTTCATTTGGAAGAAAAATCTAATCTCTACAAATGAGTAGTAATTTATAATCGAAGTGTGAGTGTCTGGTTCATAATTTGATATTCTTCCGTTGAACCGTAGTCCCGGGATGTGTTGGATATCTTTTTATATTTGATTAAAGGTTGTTATTGATGGTTATATTATTTAATCTTGTTTCATTCAAAAGTGATTCCCTGCTCAATCAAAGTGATTCCCGCTAATAGAGTTTATTTTGTCACGCAAATAAATGAAGGATATAAATATGATTATTTAAAAAGTGTGAAGTTTTATatgatttcaattttttaaaaaaaatattccaaagttaaaccaaacaagattaacttaaattttatttttcataattataattatatgatTATTTCATAATCATTTAACTAAGATTATAGCATTATAATCTGAATGCACTTTTAAATTTTTACCAATATGTCTTTAGTCAATTCaatgtcttatttttttttttaatttttttttttacgttGTTGGTTGGCTGTTAACGTCTGAGAAGCGAAGTTCAGAGCCCCCGTCCTTTCCTTCACAGTTCATGTCATCAGTCTGTCGTTTGTCCTGTAAGAGTATTCCCAAAACAGCACTTGAATAGCTGAAGACGAAACAGTTTTACAGTATGACCCGAAGATGATTGCACCGGTAGAGCCCTGTGCGCAACCCCCATTCAATGTTCTATACCGTGAAGCAGACGGTTAGCGGATCATCTATCGCTTTCCACGTCAGAATACATAAAGGAAAACAAAGTGAAAAGGAAGAAGACGACCACAACGAAGGGCGGCGTCTTTACGCCATCTAATTCAGCTTCTTCCCGGCACAAGCCATGGCGGGAGACGAAGACAGCGACTCCCCTCTGCTCCCGGAGCTTCAGAAGGAACCAGGGCAGGATGAGCGCGGGAAGAAGAGGACAGGTGAGCTTTCTTTGCTGCTCTGATTTCTGACGTTCAGATcgttaaatttgagtttttttgGTGAATTAAGGAACTCTCTGGACGGCCATCGCTCACATAATAACGGCAGTGATCGGGGCCGGAGTTCTGTCCTTGGCGTGGAGCATTGCTCAGTTGGGTTGGGTCGCAGGTCCCGTCGCCATGCTGCTGTTCGCGGCCGTCACTCTGTTCCAGTCGTCGCTGCTCGCCGATTGCTACAGGTCGCCGGATCCTGAGCACGGAGAATTCAGGAACCATCACTACATGGACGCTGTCCGGCATTTCTTGGGTAAGTAACCATTAATCGGTCCTCTGTTTTCTCCTCTGTTCTTCCTGCATCTTCCTTCTGACCTTGAGCCATTTGCATCTCTACTGTTTAACTATAAAAAATCTTATGGCAAAAATCAagaagttctttttttttttaccaaatcaAGAGGCGacctattttgatttttttttaattctattcaGTCTGTGTATAATTACTTGACTGTTCTCCATTACCTGTAACGCCCCCTTTAAATTTTCCGTCTATTTTCTGAATTGGTCGGGCGTGTTGAAGTAGCTAAGAAACTGTAACTGTTACACATGTAGCTAGCATCGATGATTTTATAGCTACCACAACATGAATGTTAGGTGAGCAAGTTGAATTCACGTTGTAGTCACTATGGTTTCATATATGATATAATATGTGTAACAACTATCAAAACGTGAATTTCTACCAATGTTGAATAAATTAGATATGCATTATCGTAGTTACGAAATCATAGTAGCTACAATATGTGTAACAACTACGATTTCGTGAATGGTAGAAattcacgttgtagcagctacaatatGTGTAACAACTATTAAATTGTGAATTCCTACCAATGTTGAATAAATTAAGTATGCATTGTAACAGTTACGAAACTATAGTAGCTACAATGTGTAACAACTACGATTTTGTGAATAGTAGGAATTCATGTTGCAGCAACTACAATATATGTAACAACTATGATTTCATGAATGGTAGGAATTcatattgtagcaactacgaaACTATAGCTATTAAAATGTGAATTTCTATTAACGTTGAATATATTAAGTATGCATTGAAGTAGCTACGAAACCATAGCGGCTACAATATGTGTAAGAGCCACAAAAACATAACTGCTACAGCGcgtttgatcctgtctgaaaacaATAGTGATGATGCGCTGGGCACGATGGACTGGTGATTGACCGGCAGGAGACCTTTCTCTCCTAGAAGAAGTTTTCCCTCGATCCTGCGCATAAAGAGAGGAGCCAACCAGACGCCAGTGCCTAGACACTAACGAGGAGTCCCTGGTGaaggtcctccgatgctcaagtcaatacCAATCCGAATAGGTGGATGAAGAACTATAAGAACATGTTCGCGTGAGAAAAGTTGTAAATGTTCAGAGAGCATACCTTCGTCACGGAGAGGACTTCCCTTTATATACCTCCTCACCTAACCTCCACAGTCGTGAGGTGACAGAatgtgttagagtttgttaggtaaaGGGAATTGTACCACCTCAGTAATGTGTAATGATTATCTGAGAAATCTTCCCTTTACCCACATGTTTACCTGACATGTAGTTATAATTGGTCTGCTGATGGGAGACATGATGGTCCCTGAGAAAGTTTCTAAAAGAATATTCTCACGCATTGTTGTTATTCTGATAGACTGTTAGGAAGTTGTCCATCGAGTATGTCCTGGCCGGTCCTTAAGGCCGACCATCCGTATTGAGCTGCTCAAACATATTCTGTATAGTTTGCTTTGCCACATATTGTACTGTATGTATCTTAATCGACCTGTGAGGCCGACCGCCTTTATGTTTGTCTCGATATTAAGTCACTCAGTTATGTTATGCACATTAATGAGTCCTTCGCTCGGAGAATACTAATATAATGTCTCAGCCATATCAAAGATCTATTTACGAAATAATTAGGGTGTCCTGTGCTCCTTGGAACTCCGTCCAGGTAGTAATATGGagataagtgttggtgcaatcgacctaggtttgattggtacgatcatggttttgatgtgtgtgtcaaagagtttaagttaagctttcatatgtgtttgagtcttacaggacttggtgaaacacacgtgagaagcttggtgcagctaagcttgggaagctcattctagggctcggatccttgagtcagtgaaggatgatgtggaagacatccgagggatcgCCGGACGAGGAGAAACGGAGTGGAGccaagggaagtggacttcaaggcaacgtgagggatggcacgaaga
The genomic region above belongs to Zingiber officinale cultivar Zhangliang chromosome 11A, Zo_v1.1, whole genome shotgun sequence and contains:
- the LOC122031813 gene encoding uncharacterized protein LOC122031813, encoding MVSTETPPGPSCSSDLASVKSHEKAPENIAFLEEDPTPKFSIRNYVLATRCKCVEASWPFSRQFLQLCMKHGVKDLLPPFEPPELVRSLCSRKAEQLVASTTEDKPALLLKEFISISNSSDLVIESTLKSVNPPPNEGTYLDELIHTEIPRSNCHSEHNHSAEPICSVANGTEASLNLASIEPRKNFEKPQKPLVKKCKLKGKLGVICELNKEGDILTNSSMVSDAMASKVCPVCKAFSSSSNTTLNAHIDRCLSMDSNMKDILSEVPKFKAKQRKKRLMAEIYMAAPHATLEDLDRRNGSNWAVELALPTTLTSGVVNETKRSKMSPVNECIENGNDIAVYVDSNGMKLGILSKFNKPALNDLNLRKKKDLSLKHLKDMKVKTQKRKLSFELPKNQFVDALDDDDQSAIHQQDHVQSSALHAEEQVGSTAPATSKPWMCSIESDILKDHPKGRNMDIDNTTPVHRSILAGNHRCNSLGVSNKFPRSSEVFTDSPKMKRVDCLYSDNHPANDVKEKSLEPTSSSRWSSRSACSTIGLLRLSKPTDKFLSSEKKSVEIDMGIRKRSIKCSNKPMGSLQDSSSFKDQAIFSSKREFLVKRPYFHLEGSKSEASEKTLKTLKFRKHRSALRTCKRVLPYLLPIDGVHGTTNSLIARKDRAAHTHGSGRLNANTITHGCEGPELSETIEELEHNNLTQCDNSQVEHSDIQAEDQSHGATGEAGGAHVTNDFINSDKLEISFRAKSCSSPCADGKVQEENSEQRSGQQEFVFNDEDHDDVEYGDIQMEIEAVDKEVEVSCEVLPEEYQAETISAQDSIGCLTSRRGMELDRKCMPQDTGKSGSPISTGSSVSLPPSGGSRMKDPEPEKLMSGIPVQDNLSFASQAAEFTEITEERNSTSRAHKKDDLPFCCLCRKSILKDSQLPSHSETSRSTKENQILNLSIGPRISSSLRTYQNPRSNNISNSTQQSNYNNPIDFCGSYGPYTDLGSPSLHSPNQSSSIPVLRLMGKNLMVVNNEQLLHPQTIASNHIPYVNSVSTRFASINNLMKHDSSYCCHQQPLTGDRSMPQKLPTLAMCNTTRVPPHSTWTMKPDQLMQQTPYKRHGARTPYVTNDVIVIDDCYSQHQNELIVSLKNTANTSLLGRYWSSNLAPRPFTCFPSESQNRNVSGRPRALFANFQPVNDASFINQRFNTQSQGVLIPCPTFQPPATSRMGPSLYYPLILR